Proteins encoded in a region of the Coffea eugenioides isolate CCC68of chromosome 4, Ceug_1.0, whole genome shotgun sequence genome:
- the LOC113768092 gene encoding programmed cell death protein 4-like, giving the protein MASGEGFLTEEQREMLKIATQNAEILSSSLNSPTPKSPSPKEHHVKALGGGRASAAGGASVRHVRRSHSGKYIRVKKDGGGGKGTWGKLLDTDGEFRIDRNDPNYDSGEEPYELVGSAVCDPLDEYKKAVVSLIEEYFTTGDVDVAASDLRELRSSEYHPYFVKRLVSMAMDRHDKEKEMASVLLSALYADVISSAQISQGFFLLLESADDLEVDILDAVDILALFVARAVVDDILPPAFITRAGKTLPESSKGLQVLQTAEKSYLSAPHHAELVERRWGGSTHLTVEEVKKKIADLLREYVESGDTSEACRCIRQLGVSFFHHEVVKRALVLAMEIRTAEPLIRKLLKEAAEEGLISSSQMVKGFVRLAESLDDLALDIPSAKTLFQSLVPVAISEGWLDASFLKSSGKDGEVQDKDDEKLRRYKKEVVTIIHEYFLSDDIPELIRSLEDLAAPEFNPIFLKKLITLAMDRKNREKEMASILLSTLHIEIFSTEDIVNGFVLLLESAEDTALDILDASNELALFLARAVIDDVLAPLNLEEIASRLPPKCSGTETVRMARSLVAARHGGERILRCWGGGTGWAVEDAKDKILKLLEEYESGGVVSEACQCIRDLAMPFFNHEVVKKALVMAMEKKNDRMLDLLQEGFNEGLITINQMTKGYGRIKDGLDDLALDIPNAKDKFGFYLEYAKERGWLLPSFSLSYPEAPPNLDASS; this is encoded by the exons ATGGCATCTGGTGAGGGATTTTTGACGGAGGAGCAAAGGGAGATGCTGAAAATAGCGACTCAGAATGCGGAGATATTGTCTTCATCTCTGAATTCTCCGACTCCCAAGTCTCCATCCCCGAAAGAGCATCATGTAAAGGCTCTGGGTGGTGGCAGGGCTTCTGCGGCTGGTGGGGCTTCGGTTAGGCATGTGCGGAGATCGCATTCCGGAAAGTACATTCGAGTCAAGAAGG ACGGAGGAGGTGGTAAGGGAACCTGGGGAAAGTTACTTGATACTGATGGTGAGTTCCGTATTGATCGGAATGATCCCAACTATGATAGTGGGGAG GAACCCTATGAGCTTGTTGGGTCCGCTGTCTGTGATCCATTGGATGAATATAAGAAAGCTGTAGTGTCCCTTATTGAGGAATACTTCACCACTGGTGATGTTGATGTAGCTGCTTCCGACCTCAGAGAACTACGATCAAGTGAATACCATCCCTACTTTGTCAAAAGACTTGTTTCTATGGCGATGGACAGGCATGACAAGGAGAAAGAAATGGCTTCAGTTTTGCTTTCAGCTCTTTATGCTGATGTTATCAGCTCAGCCCAGATTAGTCAGGGTTTTTTCTTGCTGTTGGAGTCTGCTGATGATCTTGAAGTTGACATTCTGGATGCAGTTGACATTCTTGCCTTATTTGTAGCTCGAGCTGTGGTTGATGACATTCTCCCTCCAGCATTCATCACAAGGGCAGGGAAAACTCTTCCAGAATCCTCAAAAGGACTTCAAGTCCTGCAAACTGCTGAGAAAAGCTATCTCTCTGCTCCACATCATGCTGAACTTGTAGAGAGGCGGTGGGGTGGTAGCACCCATCTCACTGTGGAGGAAGTGAAGAAAAAGATAGCTGACCTTTTGAGGGAATATGTTGAGAGTGGAGATACCTCTGAAGCCTGTAGGTGCATTAGGCAGTTGGGAGTTTCATTTTTCCATCATGAAGTTGTGAAGAGAGCTTTGGTTCTAGCCATGGAGATTCGTACAGCAGAACCACTCATTAGGAAGTTATTAAAAGAGGCTGCTGAGGAAGGTTTGATAAGTTCCAGTCAAATGGTTAAGGGTTTTGTTCGCCTAGCTGAGAGCCTTGATGACCTTGCCCTTGATATTCCTTCTGCCAAGACATTGTTCCAGTCTTTGGTGCCTGTGGCAATATCTGAAGGATGGCTTGATGCATCTTTCCTGAAATCCTCAGGTAAAGATGGGGAGGTGCAGGACAAAGATGATGAGAAGTTGAGACGATACAAAAAAGAGGTGGTTACCATAATTCATGAGTACTTTCTATCAGATGATATTCCTGAATTAATTCGGAGTCTGGAAGATCTTGCGGCACCTGAGTTTAACCCGATATTTTTGAAGAAGCTCATCACCCTTGCCATGGATCGGAAGAACAGAGAAAAGGAGATGGCCTCCATATTACTCTCTACTCTGCatattgagattttttcaactGAAGACATAGTTAATGGTTTTGTCTTGCTGTTGGAATCTGCAGAAGACACAGCGCTGGACATTTTAGATGCTTCAAATGAACTTGCTCTTTTCCTGGCTAGGGCTGTTATTGATGATGTCCTTGCTCCACTGAATTTGGAAGAGATAGCCAGCAGGCTGCCACCAAAATGTAGCGGGACTGAAACTGTCCGTATGGCTCGATCACTTGTAGCTGCACGTCATGGTGGAGAGAGGATTCTGAGGTGTTGGGGTGGCGGGACTGGCTGGGCTGTGGAAGATGCCAAGGATAAGATACTGAAGCTCCTTGAAGAATATGAAAGTGGAGGTGTTGTCAGTGAAGCTTGTCAATGCATTCGGGATCTTGCTATGCCCTTCTTCAATCATGAGGTAGTGAAGAAAGCTCTGGTAATGGCAATGGAGAAGAAGAATGATAGGATGCTGGATTTGCTCCAAGAGGGTTTCAATGAGGGGCTGATTACTATCAATCAGATGACCAAAGGGTATGGAAGGATCAAGGATGGACTTGACGATCTGGCACTCGACATTCCAAATGCCAAGGACAAATTTGGTTTCTATCTGGAGTATGCTAAAGAAAGAGGCTGGCTCCTACCATCCTTTAGTCTATCTTACCCAGAAGCACCACCAAATCTGGATGCATCTTCTTGA